The following are encoded in a window of Falco biarmicus isolate bFalBia1 chromosome 8, bFalBia1.pri, whole genome shotgun sequence genomic DNA:
- the FASTKD2 gene encoding FAST kinase domain-containing protein 2, mitochondrial, with product MLAKMNNKISYLLNTVRCIHRCNSVLAPKSSATTRKHTLWLSIFPSLHGSSLRFVSQKTDVFSTGAKIQPEKSTEVLVSQQAPQCSLELEKLDDSGSFKVKHVMDHSEQFFNSLRKCTCPCDALDLASESAVSTKHFTSCLTTVWRLFKNLSEDQQRYEKQLIFEHPAFVKLCQQLLRDSRRMTRGDLVFSLHAMVNLGVPQNTLLVQTLLRVCQEKLNQLDNRCISVLATALAGLDKDKNVSALQAGLQLLVEQRIPSIRDIFILQNLMKCMGKDAPVFLKKKLEMAVLKERDHLTSPNALRVFLALVAMNYCSIPILNACSKKIQENVHDIPFWQLILILEGCSSLQYRNVKLFSALADYVTSAACLWDKRQIILLLSAFETLGFQPSELMGIFAEKVTEDPEFLNLKNLLIVLRVYSRLNYVPRSQKHLFFETLHSCLNKYLPQISNTELLKAVYSLCILGYLPHRALDKLLQKDNRGELILSDDLYKEQKEVMLRCVKACMELDSPSFTKPAFVLTDNFPSLVSFNLRKAREALIELLGDENMFQQNVHLPYKYHIDFEIRMDSDRKKVLPIAATDDHADSSVQRLAFLFVPLSAFCVGTTHPQGKLAVKKRHLNRLGYHVILVLNKKFQEMTNEDAVEFLKGKIYSEDAFPFSEVTVQDNN from the exons ATGCTAgcaaaaatgaataataaaataagttatttgTTAAATACTGTTAGATGCATACATAGGTGCAATTCTGTGCTCGCTCCCAAATCTTCAGCCACAACAAGAAAACACACTTTATGGttaagtatttttccttctctgcatgGATCATCTCTTCGATTTGTATCTCAAAAGACAGATGTTTTTAGCACAGGTGCTAAAATACAGCCAGAGAAAAGTACGGAGGTTTTGGTGAGTCAGCAGGCTCCCCAGTGCTCCTTGGAACTTGAAAAGCTGGATGATTCTGGGAGCTTCAAAGTGAAGCATGTAATGGATCATAGCGAACAGTTTTTTAATAGTCTCCGGAAATGTACCTGTCCTTGTGATGCACTGGACTTGGCTTCAGAGTCTGCTGTTTCCACTAAGCACTTTACAAGCTGTTTAACTACAGTATGGAGGCTCTTTAAAAACCTGTCCGAAGACCAGCAGCGTTATGAAAAGCAGCTGATCTTTGAGCACCCAGCATTTGTCAAGCtttgtcagcagctgctgcGGGACTCCAGAAGGATGACACGGGGCGATCTGGTGTTCAGTCTGCATGCCATGGTGAACCTCGGTGTTCCTCAGAACACTCTCCTAGTCCAGACTTTGCTGAGAGTGTGCCAA GAGAAGCTCAATCAACTTGATAACCGATGTATCTCAGTTTTGGCAACTGCTTTAGCAGGGCTGGATAAAGACAAGAATGTGAGCGCTCTTCAAGCTGGATTACA ATTGCTAGTGGAGCAGCGCATTCCGAGTATCAGAGACATCTTTATACTGCAAAACCTGATGAAATGCATGGGAAAAGATGCTCCAGtcttcctgaaaaagaaattagag ATGGCAGTTTTGAAAGAGAGAGACCATCTGACTTCCCCGAATGCTCTGCGTGTGTTTTTGGCTCTTGTTGCAATGAATTATTGTTCCATTCCAATCCTGAATGCCTGCAGTAAAAAGATCcagg AGAATGTCCATGATATTCCGTTTTGGCAGTTAATTCTCATTCTGGAAGGTTGCAGCAGTCTCCAGTACCGTAATGTAAAACTGTTCTCAGCATTAGCAGACTATGTTacttctgctgcctgcctttgggACAAAAGACAG attatccttcttctttctgcctttgagACACTTGGCTTTCAGCCTAGTGAACTGATGGGTATTTTTGCGGAGAAGGTGACAGAAGATCCTGAATTTCTCAACTTGAAAAACCTTTTGATTGTTCTTCGAGTGTATTCACGACTCAACTATGTTCCCAGAAGCCAAAAGCATCT GTTTTTTGAGACTCTTCATAGCTGCTTGAATAAATACCTCCCTCAGATTTCCAACACAGAACTGCTGAAGGCAGTGTATTCACTTTGCATCTTGGGATATCTTCCTCATCGTGCACTTGATAAGCTGCTGCAAAAGGACAACAGGGGTGAACTTATACTGTCAG ATGATCTttacaaagaacaaaaggaagTGATGCTTCGCTGTGTGAAAGCATGTATGGAACTTGATAGCCCTTCCTTCACAAAGCCTGCATTTGTGCTGACTGATAATTTCCCCTCATTGGTATCTTTTAATCTCAGAAAGGCTCGGGAGGCACTGATAGAACTTCTGGGAGATGAGAACATGTTTCAGCAAAATGTTCACCTGCCATATAAATATCATATTG attttgaaatCAGAATGGattcagacagaaagaaagTGCTCCCAATAGCTGCAACAGATGATCATGCTGACTCAAGTGTTCAAAG ATtggcttttctctttgttcctCTGTCTGCCTTCTGTGTGGGCACAACGCACCCCCAAGGGAAGCTGGCAGTGAAGAAGCGACATCTAAATAGACTGGGCTATCATGTGATTCTG gtCTTGAACAAGAAGTTTCAGGAAATGACAAATGAAGATGCAGTTGagtttttgaaaggaaaaatttattcagaagatgctttccctttttctgaagTGACTGTGCAGgacaataattaa